The nucleotide sequence TGGCACTTCAGCTCCGCAAGACCCATTTCAATTAGTTTGCAGGGGAACTGAACTTTCTAGCTGTGCTGTGTTTTCAACCGGGGACAGAGCTCGTGGTGGCCAGCCATCTTATATCAGTTGCCATTTAAGCTGCAATCATATacagtatttttcactctataagacgcaccagaccacaagacgcacctagtttttggaggaggaaaacaagaaaaaaaaatattctgaatctcagaagccagaacagaaagagggatcgctgcgcagtaaaagcagcaatccctcttgctgttctggcttctgggatagctgtgcagcctgcattcgctccataagacgcacacacatttccccttactttttaggaaggaaaaagtgagtcttatagagcaaaaaatacagtatgtacttacctgggagcaagtcccattgaaactgCATTGCTGGAAAACTCAAGGAAAGAGGGTTTGGTCCAGCAAAAGGAAGAAACAGTGGGTCAACATTCGAAGTGGTGGAGCGCACCTTAAAACCTGATGTCCCCTACTCAAAGTCAAAGAATTCACAGATCTGTTCCCAACTGCAAACTGAACAATGAGCAGAAGTATAGAAATATCCTTACCCCCAATAGGTGGCCCAAGTAAGATGGTGCAGCATTCCACTATAGTGACGAGTCCAACAGCACTTGTGAATCGGCTGGCGCCAACCAGGTCCATGAGAGTTTCAAACAGCATCGCACAAACCATACCGAAGGCCAGCCCGTAGAAGACGGAATACACTACCAGGCCTGTATAGCCTGTTGCTAATGGGCACAGCAGATGGCATGTGCCATTAAAAGCAATGGAGAAGCTGAAGAAATACTGAATCTTTGGCCTCACCCACTTGCTGTTGGCAATGAGCCCCGTAGCTGGCCTAGCTATCATATCGACTATCGCCAGAATTGAAAGGAGGAAAGCTGCTGAATATTCATCAATCCCAAGGTGCTTTGCGTAAGGAGCCAAAAAAACAATAGGGGCAAAAAAGCCCAGAAACATCAGCACATTCCCTACCAAATAGATTAGGAAGCCCCTGTGCTTGAAAAGAGATAAATCAAGGAATTTGTTAAAGTTTTCGCAACAGTCTTtgtcctccttctcttcttctccagggTCAGCCATTTCAGCTATGCCCATATCAAGCTGTTCTTTAGCTAAAGTCtcttttgcttgtttatttgtttgcctCTCAGAGGGGCCAGCTGCTGTGCCGATGGGCCTGAAGAGGGCTCCAGCCACACAGCAGTTCAGTAGTATCGCCCCGAGAATGAAAAAGCTCCCCCTCCACCCAAAGTTGTCGAAAAGGAGCTGGTTCAAGGGAGCGAGCGTACAAAGCATGACAGGGCTTCCTGCCATGGCGAGGCCGTTGGCTATTGGACGCCTCTTCAGGAAGTACTTTCCAATGATGATCACGGAAGGCTGGAGGTTGAGGGCAAGGCCAAGTCCTGTAACAGAGACAGAGATAGAATTAATTCAGAAGGCAAAATGTGCTCCGGCACAGCAGGGACTGACCATGTGCCccagaggggtagccatgttGTCCTTTCAGCATCAAAGACAACAAAGGAGCCTCATGCCCCCTTGCGACTAGATTTATTGTAGCATGATGAATGAGGTACTGTTCTCAGTGGGGAAGTGTATACCTACACACACAGGCTAGAGAGGAAAATGATAAACTCTGGGGTCAAAtggcaatgaaatgcaaaaagagCTGTCTGTGACAATTCGATTAAAGCTTAAATGTATGCAGAATAAGCACAAATGATCATTCACAACAGCAGTAATTACTGATAATACAATCAAGCTAGAGCAGCCATGTTAATTAACATCTGTAATAGGATAGGAAATCGTACTTCTGGATATGTTCTAATCCAGCAGTCCTGTGCTGGAATCTTGCTTTTTAATTCCTTGGTTGCAGAAGAAGAGCTTAAGGTGATAGGAGCTTTTGCAGACATCCGTCTTCTTCATCAAAAGATGAAGtgaaatgagaaagaaaagcTAGAAAACCTTTAAAATTTCAGCTCCAGAGGAGACTGTGGTCAcaagaccagcctttctcagccttgggtcctcagacattgttgaactacaactcccatcatccctgaccactggttctgctagctagggctgatggcagttgtagtccaaccacatctgtgGACCCAAGGCTGAAAAGGTTGCACAATATTGTGTATCTTTCTTAGTTTTATATAAGTTGAACTCTCTTgccatcccccaaagaatcctggaaatgaTAGTTCGCTGTGCAttctcagaaacaaaacaaacaattgTCCACTCAGCATGAGATCTGAAATCTGGATtctaagcttttcttttctttttttaagaaagcttGGTAGGAGTAAAAAGATTTCCTGTATGCCAATGAATTCTCCAACTACTCTCAAGATTCCATCCACAGACTAGACTCAGAGCAAGCCTATGCACAGAATAATGTTGAAGGAAAATCTATCCAATCATGGCAGCAGCAAAAGATACCACGTATGC is from Podarcis muralis chromosome 2, rPodMur119.hap1.1, whole genome shotgun sequence and encodes:
- the LOC114591858 gene encoding monocarboxylate transporter 2-like isoform X3 — its product is MVSASFCTSIFQLYLCAGLITGLGLALNLQPSVIIIGKYFLKRRPIANGLAMAGSPVMLCTLAPLNQLLFDNFGWRGSFFILGAILLNCCVAGALFRPIGTAAGPSERQTNKQAKETLAKEQLDMGIAEMADPGEEEKEDKDCCENFNKFLDLSLFKHRGFLIYLVGNVLMFLGFFAPIVFLAPYAKHLGIDEYSAAFLLSILAIVDMIARPATGLIANSKWVRPKIQYFFSFSIAFNGTCHLLCPLATGYTGLVVYSVFYGLAFGMVCAMLFETLMDLVGASRFTSAVGLVTIVECCTILLGPPIGGTLIDMFGDYKYMFIKCGAVMVLAGLFLFIMNYYNYRMLAKEEKARKKIEAQKKDDGPVRTVTAEGNATGAEEMNGGPEAVPLGSEEEALKNGANIASEA
- the LOC114591858 gene encoding monocarboxylate transporter 2-like isoform X2, whose product is MPLPADTNQAYAPPDGGWGWAVVFGAFISIGFSYAFPKGIAIFFKEIQDFFGTSYSEIAWVSSIMLAATYGGGPISSILVNRYGSRPVVILGGLLCGIGMVSASFCTSIFQLYLCAGLITGLGLALNLQPSVIIIGKYFLKRRPIANGLAMAGSPVMLCTLAPLNQLLFDNFGWRGSFFILGAILLNCCVAGALFRPIGTAAGPSERQTNKQAKETLAKEQLDMGIAEMADPGEEEKEDKDCCENFNKFLDLSLFKHRGFLIYLVGNVLMFLGFFAPIVFLAPYAKHLGIDEYSAAFLLSILAIVDMIARPATGLIANSKWVRPKIQYFFSFSIAFNGTCHLLCPLATGYTGLVVYSVFYGLAFGMVCAMLFETLMDLVGASRFTSAVGLVTIVECCTILLGPPIGGTLIDMFGDYKYMFIKCGAVMVLAGLFLFIMNYYNYRMLAKEEKARKKIEAQKKDDGPVRTVTAEGNATGAEEMNGGPEAVPLGSEEEALKNGANIASEA
- the LOC114591858 gene encoding monocarboxylate transporter 2-like isoform X1: MSPPLNTNLGYTPPDGGWGWVVVFGASISVGFAYSFPKAFTIFYKELQAVYNISYGQIAWVSSIMCATTYGGGPISSILVNRYGSRPVVILGGLLCGIGMVSASFCTSIFQLYLCAGLITGLGLALNLQPSVIIIGKYFLKRRPIANGLAMAGSPVMLCTLAPLNQLLFDNFGWRGSFFILGAILLNCCVAGALFRPIGTAAGPSERQTNKQAKETLAKEQLDMGIAEMADPGEEEKEDKDCCENFNKFLDLSLFKHRGFLIYLVGNVLMFLGFFAPIVFLAPYAKHLGIDEYSAAFLLSILAIVDMIARPATGLIANSKWVRPKIQYFFSFSIAFNGTCHLLCPLATGYTGLVVYSVFYGLAFGMVCAMLFETLMDLVGASRFTSAVGLVTIVECCTILLGPPIGGTLIDMFGDYKYMFIKCGAVMVLAGLFLFIMNYYNYRMLAKEEKARKKIEAQKKDDGPVRTVTAEGNATGAEEMNGGPEAVPLGSEEEALKNGANIASEA